In one window of Gemmatimonadaceae bacterium DNA:
- a CDS encoding sigma-54 dependent transcriptional regulator, protein MRAEPAGPAPQILVADDQADVLEALRLLLKGHGFDVHTVSSPSAALAALERRDYDAMLLDMNYTRDTTSGKEGLDLLASVQTLEPSMPVVVMTAWGSIDNAVEAMRRGARDYVEKPWDNARLVSILGVQVDLGRALRRAQRLESENRLLRRDHLPRMIAESPKMKPIVQLMERIGPSDANVLITGEHGTGKELVAQWLHSASPRAARSFIAVNMGGLSEGVFESELFGHVRGAFTDAKTDRVGRFELADGGTIFLDEIGTVSLGLQSKLLRVLQTGDVERVGSSKARHVDVRVVSATNANLQQEVAEGRFREDLLFRLNTIEISLPPLRDRREDIPALAAHFLRRHTTRYHKTLSGFDAGGMQALLAHSWPGNIRELDHAVERAVLMAAGDQVRASDLGLRAGASGAAPRLDELPLEDVEKMLIQKALSRYEGNVSRAAQALGLSRSALYRRIASYGL, encoded by the coding sequence ATGCGAGCGGAACCGGCCGGCCCTGCCCCGCAGATTCTCGTCGCCGACGATCAAGCGGACGTGCTCGAAGCGCTGCGTCTGTTGCTCAAAGGCCACGGCTTCGACGTCCACACGGTGAGCTCGCCGAGCGCGGCGCTGGCCGCGCTCGAGCGTCGCGACTACGACGCGATGCTGCTCGACATGAACTACACGCGCGACACCACGTCGGGGAAAGAAGGACTCGACCTGCTGGCGTCGGTGCAAACGCTCGAGCCCAGCATGCCGGTCGTCGTCATGACGGCGTGGGGAAGCATCGACAACGCGGTCGAGGCGATGCGGCGGGGCGCCCGCGACTACGTCGAGAAGCCGTGGGACAACGCGCGCCTCGTCTCGATTCTCGGCGTGCAGGTCGACCTCGGGCGCGCGCTGCGCCGGGCGCAGCGGCTCGAGTCGGAGAACCGGCTGCTGCGGCGCGACCACTTGCCGCGGATGATCGCCGAGTCGCCGAAGATGAAGCCGATCGTGCAGCTGATGGAGCGCATCGGACCGTCGGACGCGAACGTGTTGATCACGGGCGAACACGGCACGGGCAAGGAGCTCGTGGCGCAATGGCTGCACTCGGCGTCGCCGCGAGCCGCGCGGTCGTTCATCGCGGTCAACATGGGCGGACTCTCGGAAGGCGTCTTCGAGAGCGAACTGTTCGGGCACGTGCGCGGCGCGTTCACCGACGCCAAGACCGATCGCGTCGGACGGTTCGAGCTCGCCGACGGCGGGACGATCTTCCTCGACGAGATCGGCACCGTGTCCCTCGGGCTCCAGTCAAAGCTGCTGCGCGTGCTCCAGACGGGCGACGTGGAGCGCGTCGGGTCCTCGAAGGCGCGGCACGTCGACGTACGGGTCGTGTCGGCGACGAACGCCAACCTCCAACAGGAGGTCGCCGAAGGGCGATTTCGCGAAGACCTGCTCTTCAGGCTCAACACGATCGAGATCAGCCTGCCGCCGCTGCGCGATCGCCGCGAAGACATCCCGGCGCTGGCCGCGCATTTTCTCCGCCGACACACGACACGCTACCACAAGACGCTCAGCGGCTTCGACGCCGGCGGAATGCAGGCGCTGCTCGCGCACTCGTGGCCCGGCAACATCCGCGAGCTCGACCACGCCGTCGAACGGGCCGTGCTGATGGCGGCCGGCGACCAGGTCCGCGCCTCCGACCTCGGGCTGCGTGCCGGCGCGTCGGGCGCCGCGCCGCGACTCGACGAGTTGCCGCTCGAGGACGTCGAGAAGATGCTCATTCAGAAAGCGCTATCGCGCTACGAGGGCAATGTGAGTCGCGCCGCGCAGGCGCTGGGTCTGTCGCGGAGCGCGCTCTACCGGCGCATCGCGTCGTATGGCCTCTAG